A window of Rhodohalobacter sp. 614A genomic DNA:
GGAGTCATGCATACCGTTTGGTCCGGAGCCGGATCTTTTATGGATGGATATTATGAAAACAGGCTGGATGAAGAAGGCGGAACCAACACCCAATGGCATACCTTCAAAATGATGTATGATCATGTAAATTCACTGGATGAAAGCAAAATGAGATGATTAAAAAAACACGTTTGTCGACCATTCTGTTAGCCTTTGGATTGTTTTTGGCGGGTTTCTCCGCGTCTGTCGCTCAATCTCAGAAACCAAATATTATTATCCTTTTGACGGATGATATGGGCTATGGTGATTTGAGTGTCCAGGGGCATCCCACCATTCAAACACCGAATATTGACAATTTGGCTTCCCAGGGGATACGATTCACTTCGTTTGAAACAGCCGTTTGGTGTGTACCTTCCCGGACCCAACTAATGACCGGCCGCTATATGCCCCGGGTTGATTTTGGTGGTGATACCGGTTCGGATGGAGAAGGCGGACTGCCCGACAGTGAACTCACGCTGGCTGAAGGATTGAAAGAAGCCGGATACATTACGGGAATGGCAGGAAAATGGCATCTTGGGTACAAACAAAAGAAGTTTCTTCCTCCCAACCAAGGATTTGATTCTTGGTTTGGCCTCCCATATTCAAATGATTATATGAAACCGTGGGTGCAAACGGATGAGCCGCTGGGTTTATACCGTGGAACTGAAATTGTGGAACACCCCTTTAATCAGGATTCCCTCACCGTTCGCTACACTAAAGAGGCGGTTGATTTTATTGAAGAACATGGTCGTGGCGAGCAACCATTTTTCTTTTACCTGGCCTATAACATGCCGCATCTTCCCATTCATACAACTGAAGAATTCCGTGGAAAATCAGATGCCGGATTGTATGGAGATGTAATTGAAACCATCGATTGGAGTGTACAACAGATTTTGTCCAAACTTGATGAGCAGGAAATTGCCGAAAATACCATTGTTTTTTTTGCATCCGATAATGGTCCGTGGCTGAATTTGCCCGATCGAATGCTGCAAGCCGGAAATAAACCCTGGCACGCCGGTTCAACCGGACATTTACGCGGAAGTAAAGCCACTACCTATGAAGGAGGGAGCCGCGTTCCCGCAATGATTCGGTGGCCGGCGGTCATTTCTCCCAACCAGGTAAGTGATCAATTGGTAGCCATGCCTGATATTTATCGAACCATGCTGGAAGCCGGTGGAGGAAGTCTCCCTGATCACACGGTTGATGGGTTTAATTTAATCCCTTTTTTGACCGGAGAAGTTCAAACATCCCCGAGGAAAGAATATGCATACATCCGGTATGGTGTACTGGAAGCAATGAGAGTTGGAGACTGGAAGCTCAGGATGATGGAAGAAAATCCTGAACTATTTAACATGCAGGATGATCCCGGCGAACGATTTAACAGGGCAGAAGATCATCCCGAAATTGTCCGGGAAATTCGCCTGAAAATGGAAGAGTTTGCCGGTGAAGTTGGAGCAGAACTCCCCGAACCACAACAATAGAGAAAACAGCTCTTCGGTTTTATCTATTATTTGAGAAGATAATTCCACTGAATAGATTGGAATTGTTCTCAGACTAACGCCCTTCAGAATCCTTGTGCCGAATTCACGCTCCAAAGAATTTGTGTTTCAAAGTCATTTATGGATCACAAAATCACTGCCTTTCACATACAATAAATGACTTCCGGGAGGCCCCTTTTTTCGTCCGGCTTTACAAAAGATTAACATTGGATTCATCAATCTTATCGTTCAGGTAACATTTTCATAAAGAGCGATCCCCAACTTTTAAGCGCGATAGGATTAAGAAGTTTGAAGTGTTCGTAATGCTTAAAAAACAATTGCTTAATGAGAAGTTTCTCTTCTGTTAAACCCATTTTAAACACATCTCCTTGTCGTTTGAATTCTGAGACTCAAAATTAAAATCTCCAAAATACTTGTGTTTATGTTAAAGATGTTAAAATTCAAAAAATCAGGCTGGAATAGTCGGAAATATCTGTCGGTTATTGGCGGATTCTTGCTCCCCGTTCTGCTATTGAGTACTACGGTTGTTCATGCGTGGACTCTTCATGATTCCGGCAGTAATACATTGGCGTTACGGGAATACCAACAACTGGAAATCATCACCGGAACGGTTGTCGATTCCCGAACTGGAGAGCCGCTTCCCGGTGTAAATATACTTGTGAGAGGAACCACAACAGGAACGACAACAAATCCGGATGGTGAGTTTGAACTGGATATCGAGGATACAAGCCGTCCTCTTGTATTTTCGTATATAGGTTACGAACCACAGGTCGTCACTTTAGATGGCAGAACGGATATTCGTGTAGAACTGGTACAGGATATCCAGGTGCTGGATGACTTGGTGGTTGTCGGTTATGGAAGCCAGAAACGCGAAAATCTTACAGGATCGGTTGATTATGTAGGCGGCGATGAACTGGAAAACAGAAATGTGCCGAATATTTCACAGGGGCTGCAGGGAATGATCCCGAACCTGAATATCCAGCCGCTGGATGGAAAACCGGTGGAATCTCCGTCCATTAATATCCGCGGTACCACCTCTATCGGTCAGGGTGGGGATGCATTGGTTTTAATCGATGGTGTTGAAGGAGATCCATCTATGCTCAATCCCGCCGATATTGAATCGATTTCCGTTTTAAAGGACGCCTCATCGGCAGCTGTGTATGGTGCCCGCGGAGCTTTTGGGGTTGTTTTGATTACCACAAAAGAGCCCGAAACCGATCAGATCTCTGTTACTTATAATGGAAACTTCGGATTTAAGAAACCTACTATTTTACCGGATTTTTCGACGGATCCTTTGATCTATGCAACAAGATTCGCTGAAGGATTTATTCTGAATTCCGGAAATTTCCCGCAAAATGTGAACAAAACGCTTCCCTTTTCACAAGAATACCTAGAAGAGCTGGAGAGAAGAGTGAATAATCCCGGTTTGCCCCGGACGGATGTTGGCCCGGACGGCCTCTACAGATATTATCATAGCACAGATTGGTATGGTTTGCTTTACAAAGACCGGCTGATGTCTACCGATCACAATTTGTCTGTTTCAGGTGGTACGGAAACGACAAGTTTTATGGTTACCGGCCGGTACCAGGGGCAAGATGGTTTGTTCAGATACAACTCGGACGATTTCCAGATACTGAACCTGAGAGCAAAAGGATTTGTGGATATTACCGATTGGCTTCGAATCAACAATAATTTTGATATCTCAAAACGTGATTATATCAATCCGCTGAATGTTGGGGAAGGCGGTGGAATCTGGAGAAATATTGCGGATGAAGGCCATGTACTGGCACCGATGCTGAATCCGGACGGAACGCTAACCCATTCAGCAGCTTACACCGTCGGAGATTTTTATCTCGGAAATAATAATATCGATTCTGAAAAGAGAGTGATCCGGAATACTACGGAGCTCGTTGCAGACTTGATGGATGATCAATTGCAATTACGGGGAAACTTCACTTTTCAGAATAGCACAGACAACAGCCGTCGCCGCAGGGTACCGGTTCCGTATAGCCGTGCACCCGGTTCTATAGAATATCTTGGAACCCAGTATAACGATCTCACCATTCAGAATGACGGAACCGACTATGTTGCCTCCAACCTTTATGCCGAGTATGAGAATGAGTTTTCCGGCAAGCACTATTTCAAGGCGATGCTGGGTGGAAACTATGAGAGTTCAACCTTTGAACGCGTTGTTGCGCAGAGAAACGGATTGATATTTCCCAATGCAGAAGATCTGAATCTTGCGCTGGGCCAGTCCATCATTACCCAGGGCGGCTATGAAAAATGGCAGATTTTCGGTGGATTTACCCGGCTGAACTACATTTATGACGGGCGTTATCTGGTTGAATTCAATGCGCGTTACGATGGATCCTCGAAATTTCCTGAAGATGAACGATATGCCTTCTTCCCATCTGCTTCTGTAGGATGGAGAATTTCTGAGGAAAATTTCTGGAATGTCCCGGAGAATATTATTTCTCACCTCCAGTTACGGGCATCCTATGGCTCGATGGGAAATGGAAATATTGAATCGTACGTATTCCAGGAAATATTCGATATCTCACAAATTGGACGAATTATAAATGGAGTGAGGCCACAGGCCACATCAAATCCCGATGTATTGCCTGAAGGACTAACCTGGGAAACCGCAACGACCCGAAATATTGGCCTGGATCTCGAGATGCTTTCAGGGAAACTTCAGTTTACGGGCGATGCCTATGTAAGGGAAACCACCGATATGTTTACGCGGGGACTCACGCCTCCGGCTGTTTTTGGAGCCGCACCTCCGTTTGGGAATTTTGCGGATCTTGAGACCCGTGGTTGGGAACTCTCCTTGAGTTGGCGCGACCAGTTTGCCATGGCCGATAAGCCATTTGGCTATCATGTGAGAGTCAGCTTGTCTGATTATGTGTCAGAAATTACACGATATAATAATCCTGATAAATTTTTAAGCGACTACTACGAAGGCCAAAAAGTAGGAGAGATTTGGGGATTTGAAACCGAAGGGTTTTTCCGCGATCAGGCCGATGTTGAGAACCATGCCGACCAGAGCTGGTTCAACCACAGGGGCGGACGAGGTTTTGAAGCCGGCGATATTAAATTCAGAGATCTCAACGGCGACGGCGTGATTGATGACGGAGACAATACCGTAGATAACCCCGGCGACAGACGGATTATTGGCAACAGTTCTCCGAGATATTCATTTGGCGTAAATGTTGGCGCCGACTGGAATAACTTTTTTATCACCGGTTTCTTCCAGGGTGTGTTGAAACAGGATTGGTATCCAAGCAGCAATGCCGGTCATTTCTGGGGTGGTTATAACCGAATTTATAACGACACACCCAACTGGCACCTGGAAGACGGTATGATTTGGACAGAAGAAGATCCGGATCCCAATGCTTTCTTCCCCCGGTTTGTGGGATATATCGCTCTCGGATCAAACCGAAGTCTTGGAGCTCCCCAGACAAAATATTTAATGAATGTGGGCTATGTCCGGCTTAAAAACCTCCAGATTGGGTACAATTTGCCGGCTCAGTTAACCTCCCGGATTGGCATGCGAAATGCCAAAGTATACGTAACCGGCGAGAACCTGTGGTCATGGTCACCTCTCTATAAAACGGCCAACAATGTGGATGTTGAAGCCATTACCGCTCCGTCTGATCAACTGTTTACAGGATCCAATTCCGGAGATGGTTTAAACTATCCTAGGCTAAGCAGCTTTGCATTCGGCGTATCATTTACATTTTAAATAATTCTTAAAGATGAAAATCATGTCAGAAGTAAATAAATCTATTTATTCCATTATTGTACTGGTGGCTGTATTTTTAGCAGCAACTGGCTGTGACCTCACCGAGGCACCCAAAGACTCCACCACGCAGGATGCCGTTTTCAGTAGCGAAACGGGCTTGCAGCTATATACCAACTCCTTTTATGAATATTTGCCTAGTGCAGACGATATTACCCGGGGAGATGGGATGAGCGACTACGGAGCAACCCGAAGTCTCGGGACAATTGATTTTATCATTCCCGGAGCCTGGACGGCAGAAACCCACGACCAGGGATGGGATTGGGGCCGGTTGAGAAACATCAATTACTTTTTGGTAAACAATTTGAATGAGGACGTTCCCCAGGAAGTGCGAAATCACTACAGCGGTATCGCCAGGTTTTTTCGTGCATGGTTTTATTTTGATAAAGTAAAACGGTTTGGTGATGTGCCCTGGATTGATGAGCCGCTTGATGTGGACGATCCCCGCCTGGAAGGCAACCGTGACTCCCGGGAGGTAGTGATGAATCATATTCTCGAAGATCTTGATTTCGCC
This region includes:
- a CDS encoding SusC/RagA family TonB-linked outer membrane protein; amino-acid sequence: MLKMLKFKKSGWNSRKYLSVIGGFLLPVLLLSTTVVHAWTLHDSGSNTLALREYQQLEIITGTVVDSRTGEPLPGVNILVRGTTTGTTTNPDGEFELDIEDTSRPLVFSYIGYEPQVVTLDGRTDIRVELVQDIQVLDDLVVVGYGSQKRENLTGSVDYVGGDELENRNVPNISQGLQGMIPNLNIQPLDGKPVESPSINIRGTTSIGQGGDALVLIDGVEGDPSMLNPADIESISVLKDASSAAVYGARGAFGVVLITTKEPETDQISVTYNGNFGFKKPTILPDFSTDPLIYATRFAEGFILNSGNFPQNVNKTLPFSQEYLEELERRVNNPGLPRTDVGPDGLYRYYHSTDWYGLLYKDRLMSTDHNLSVSGGTETTSFMVTGRYQGQDGLFRYNSDDFQILNLRAKGFVDITDWLRINNNFDISKRDYINPLNVGEGGGIWRNIADEGHVLAPMLNPDGTLTHSAAYTVGDFYLGNNNIDSEKRVIRNTTELVADLMDDQLQLRGNFTFQNSTDNSRRRRVPVPYSRAPGSIEYLGTQYNDLTIQNDGTDYVASNLYAEYENEFSGKHYFKAMLGGNYESSTFERVVAQRNGLIFPNAEDLNLALGQSIITQGGYEKWQIFGGFTRLNYIYDGRYLVEFNARYDGSSKFPEDERYAFFPSASVGWRISEENFWNVPENIISHLQLRASYGSMGNGNIESYVFQEIFDISQIGRIINGVRPQATSNPDVLPEGLTWETATTRNIGLDLEMLSGKLQFTGDAYVRETTDMFTRGLTPPAVFGAAPPFGNFADLETRGWELSLSWRDQFAMADKPFGYHVRVSLSDYVSEITRYNNPDKFLSDYYEGQKVGEIWGFETEGFFRDQADVENHADQSWFNHRGGRGFEAGDIKFRDLNGDGVIDDGDNTVDNPGDRRIIGNSSPRYSFGVNVGADWNNFFITGFFQGVLKQDWYPSSNAGHFWGGYNRIYNDTPNWHLEDGMIWTEEDPDPNAFFPRFVGYIALGSNRSLGAPQTKYLMNVGYVRLKNLQIGYNLPAQLTSRIGMRNAKVYVTGENLWSWSPLYKTANNVDVEAITAPSDQLFTGSNSGDGLNYPRLSSFAFGVSFTF
- a CDS encoding sulfatase family protein; its protein translation is MIKKTRLSTILLAFGLFLAGFSASVAQSQKPNIIILLTDDMGYGDLSVQGHPTIQTPNIDNLASQGIRFTSFETAVWCVPSRTQLMTGRYMPRVDFGGDTGSDGEGGLPDSELTLAEGLKEAGYITGMAGKWHLGYKQKKFLPPNQGFDSWFGLPYSNDYMKPWVQTDEPLGLYRGTEIVEHPFNQDSLTVRYTKEAVDFIEEHGRGEQPFFFYLAYNMPHLPIHTTEEFRGKSDAGLYGDVIETIDWSVQQILSKLDEQEIAENTIVFFASDNGPWLNLPDRMLQAGNKPWHAGSTGHLRGSKATTYEGGSRVPAMIRWPAVISPNQVSDQLVAMPDIYRTMLEAGGGSLPDHTVDGFNLIPFLTGEVQTSPRKEYAYIRYGVLEAMRVGDWKLRMMEENPELFNMQDDPGERFNRAEDHPEIVREIRLKMEEFAGEVGAELPEPQQ